One Pseudomonas syringae CC1557 genomic window, ATTGCCGACATTGAAACTTCGGGTGGTTTCTCGGTGTTTGCCGGGTACCAGCGCATCATCACAGTGCTGCAGGGTGCGGGCATGACCCTGACGGTGGATGGCATCCCCAGTCGCCCACTGTTACCTTCCGATCCGTTTGCCTTCAGCGGCGATAGCGAAGTCAGCTGTAGCCTGCTCGACGGGCCGATTCGCGACTTCAACCTGATCTACGCTCCACACCGTTATACTGCGCGCCTGCACTGGATCGATGTAAGCCAGACGCAACGGCTGTTCAGTTCAGCCAGCACCTTTGTGGTGTTCAGCATGGCCGAACAGGTGGCGATCCGTGTGCAAGGTCAGGAGCGGGAAGTCCTCGGCAAACACGATTGCGCTCTGGTCGATAACACCGGAGGCCTGCTGGAGATCGAACTGCAAGCACCCCGCGTCAGTCGTTGCTGCCTGATCGAGCTCGCGGTCACAGGCCAGTAACCCGCTGCCTGGCACCCCAACAAAAACAGCTTTCCGCTTCAAGGACGACCATGACTCAAGTTCCACCCCGGGAAACGCCTCGCGCTATCGCCATTCTCGCCAGCTTTCTCGCCTCTGAATCAGCGGGCGGCATCATACTGATGGCGGCGGCGCTGGCCGCGTTGATCGTCGCCAACTCACCACTTTCTGCCGGCTACTTCTCGATTCTGCACAGCGTCTGGCTGGGCCTGTCGGTCGAGCTTTGGATCAACGACGGGCTGATGGCGATCTTCTTCCTGATGGTCGGCCTGGAGATCAAACGCGAAGTGCTGGCCGGTGGCCTGGCAACCTGGGGTCAGCGTGCCCTGCCCGGCTTTGCCGCGGCAGGAGGGATGCTGGTGCCGGCGTTGATCTACATCGCAATCAACTGGGGTAACCCGCAGACGATCAGTGGCTGGGCAATCCCGGCAGCGACCGACATCGCGTTCGCCCTCGGGGTCCTGTCGCTGCTGGGCAATCGCGTGCCAACGTCGCTGAAAGTCTTTCTGGCCGCGCTGGCGATCCTCGACGATCTGGGGGCCGTGACCATCATCGCCTTCTTCTACAGCTCCGGCCTGAACCTGCCGATGCTCGCTGCCGCCTTCGTGACCCTCGCCGTGCTGATCGCGCTGAACCGTTTGAATGTGCGCCGTCTACTGCCCTACCTGTTGCTCGGCGCGCTGTTATGGTTCTTCGTCCTGCAATCCGGTGTCCACGCGACGCTGGCCGGTGTGGCGCTGGCGTTGTGCATCCCGCTGGGCAAGCCCGAAGAGGAAGCCCGCTCGCCGCTGCTGTTTCTCGAAGAAAAAATGCATTACTGGGTGGCCTTCGCGGTAGTGCCGATCTTCGGCTTTGCCAATGCGGGCGTGTCGCTGTCCGGCATTACCCTGGGCAACCTGGTCGATCCGGTGCCGCTGGGTGTGGCGCTGGGGCTGTTCGTCGGCAAGCAGATCGGCGTCTTCCTCGCCGCCGTTCTGGCGATTCGTGCCGGGCTGGCGACCTTGCCGGAAGGCAGTAACTGGGTGCAGCTGTACGGCGTGGCGATCCTGTGCGGCATCGGTTTCACGATGAGCCTGTTCATCGGCAACCTGGCATTTCCCGGCGCGCAACACCTGATCGATGAAGTCAAAGTCGGTGTGCTGATCGGCTCGGGCCTCGCCGCGATTGGCGGAATCGTGCTGCTGCGCAGCCGTTTCAGTCGGCCCTGAAAAAATATTTTCAAATCACTGCATCCAGATCGGTTCCTCGCGGGTAGTACAGTCAGCAGCCACTTCGAGTTGCTGAGCGCGGTCTAACTTTCTGGAGATTTCTGCATGAACGCAAAACGCTTGCTCTGCCTTGCTGGTACTACCCTGGCTTTCACTTGCCTGTCGTCCGTTGCCATGGCTCAGACCGACCTTCCCGAAAGCGTCCGTGTGCCGGCCGGTAACAAGGTCAGCATGCAGACCACCGGAGTGGGCGAGATCACCTACGAGTGCCGCGCCAAAGCCAGCATGCCCAACGAAATGGAATGGGCGTTCGTCGGCCCCAAAGCCGTGCTCAATGACAAGAGCGGCAAACAGGTCGGCACCTACTACGGCCCGCCTGCCACTTGGGAAGCCAAAGACGGCTCCAAGCTGACCGGCACTCAGGTTGCCGTGGCCCCTTCGAGCGCTGGCAACCTGCCTTATCAACTGGTCAAGGCCAACCCGGCTGAAGGCAAGGGCGCGATGACCGGCGTGACGTACATTCAGCGTGTAGCCCTGAAAGGCGGCGTGGCCCCGGCCAAAGCCTGCGCAGAAAGCAACAAGGGCGCCAAGGAAGTGGTCAAGTACCAGGCTGACTACCTGTTCTGGACCGCGAGCTGATCGCCACTATTAAGCAGGTGACCGCGCAAGCAGTGAGCTATGCTGCTGCGCGGGAGCCTCGTGATATCAGCGAGGCAGCAGTCTTCCATTGATGGCGGATCATCTTGTCTTCGCACGAATCTCTCTTTGATTACGAAGCTACGTTGCAGGCCTGCGCTCGCGGTGAGAAGCAGGCCCTGCAACGTCTTTATCAACAGGAAAGCGCGCGGTTGCTTGGCGTTGCCCAGCGCCTGGTGCGTGACAGCGCATTGGCCGAGGACATCGTGCACGACGCCTTCCTGAAGATCTGGACCCACGCGGCCAGCTTCGACGCCTCACGCGGCTCGGCACGTGGCTGGATCTTCAGCGTGACCCGGCACCTGGCGCTGAACACGTTGCGCAACACGGCCCGCGAAGTGCGTGTCGACGATGATGACAACGAAGATCACCACCCCCCGGCGACGCTGGAAGGCTGGCAGGAAGTCGGGGATGCCTTCGATTGGCGGGTCAATCCAGGACGGATTACTGCATGCATGGAGCAACTGGAACCGGTAAGACGAAACTGCGTTTTTCACGCTTACGTGGACGGCTATTCGCATCAGGAAATCGCGCAGAAAATCGGCGCGCCATTGGGTACGGTCAAAGCCTGGATCAAGCGCAGCCTGACGGCTTTGCGGGAGTGCATGGGATGAACCGGCCTTTAGACGACAACATTCATGAGCTGGCGGGCGAGTATGTACTCGGCACCCTGTCGGCGCAGGAACGGCTCGACGTTCAGCGTCGCCTGTCCCGCGAGCCCGACTTGCAGGCCGCCATCGACGCCTGGGAGCAGCGCCTGTTGCCCCTGACCGAATTGGCCGAACCGGTCACGCCATCGCCCGGCCTGTGGGAGCGCATCGAACGCAACCTGCTGGAGATGACCGCACCCGCTAAACCGGCACACCGGCAGCGCGTGCGCTGGTGGGACAATCTGTCGGTCTGGCGTGGGCTGGCCGGGGCCGGACTGGCCGCATCGCTGGTGCTGGGCATGACCTTGCTGACCCGCGCACCTGCGCAGCCTGCCTACCTGGTGGTGCTGGTCGGGCCGCAGGACAAGTCGCCGGGCTGGGTGGTGCAGGCCAGCAATTCGCAGGAACTGCAGCTCATTCCGCTGGGCGTGGTTGAAGTGCCGGCAGACAAGGCGCTGGAGTTCTGGACCAAGGGTGACGACTGGCAAGGTCCGGTTTCGCTCGGGCTGGTCAAACCGGGGCAAAGCCTCAATATCCCGCTGGACAAACTGCCACCGCTACAAGCCAATCAGTTGTTCGAGCTGACCCTGGAAAAATCCACCGGCTCGCCAATCGGCAAACCGACCGGCCCGATTCAGTTCATCGGGCGGGCGGTGAAAGTGATCTGACCCTCAGACCGATATCACTTTTTGGAGCAGTGGTCCTGCTGTAAAAGGTTGGCCTGAGTCAGGTTGCAATCTGCCGGTACGCTGCGCGTCAGCCAGACATTCCCGCCGATGGTCGAGCCCTTGCCAATGGTGATGCGGCCCAGAATGGTCGCTCCGGCATAGATCACCACGTCGTCTTCGACGATCGGATGCCGTGCATGACCCTTCTGCAACTGACCGTCCTCGTCCGAGGGGAAACGCTTGGCGCCAAGCGTCACGGCCTGATAGATACGCACTCGCTCACCGATGATCGCCGTTTCGCCAATCACCACGCCCGTCCCGTGGTCGATAAAGAAGCTCTTGCCGATCTGCGCGCCGGGGTGAATATCGATGCCGGTCGCCGAGTGGGCAATTTCCGAGCTGATGCGCGCCAGCAGCGGTAAACCGGCCCGATACAGGTGGTGCGCCAGACGATGATGGATCACCGCCAGAATGCCTGGGTAGCAGAGCAGCACTTCATCGACACTGCGCGCCGCCGGATCGCCGTGGTAGGCGGCCAGTACGTCGCTGTCCAGCAACAGACGAATGCCCGGCAATGCCGTGGCGAAATCCTGAATAAGCTCAAGCGCACGTGCGTCGATGCCCTTCAGGTCAACACCCTGCTGATGGGCCACATAGCGCAACTCAAGCCGGGCCTGGGCCAGCAGCGCGTTGAGCGCTACATCCAGGGTGTGGCCGACATAGAAGTCCTCGCTTTCTTCGCGCAGGTCGACCGGCCCCAGCCGCATCGGAAACAGCGCGCCGCTCAGGGCTTCGAGAATATCGCCCATTGCCGCACGCGATGGCAGCTCACGCCCGCCGTGTTCACCACTGACGCGCCGGTTGCGCGCCCGCCAGTCTTCCCGCGCAGCGCGCAACTGGCTGACGATCCGCTGCAACTGCCAATGGCTGGAACGGCCGTCGGCGGAGGCTTCTGGAATATCGCTCACGCTGATCTCTCCTTGATGCAAAGGGTGTCGACCGACATTGACGGCCGTTGATATCTTCACTCTACGGCAAACATTCAAGCGCAAAGAACAACAATTTATAGAGGAGCAGGCTGATCAGGTCATCAGCACAGAGAAGTTGCCGTGTAGGAAACGTCTGCCTATAGTCCGGTGACTCTTTACACGGCCTATTTATCACCATGATCAAACATCAGCTCGCTCGCTTCAATCGCCTGGACCTGATCAGTGCGCCGACGGCTCTGGAGAAACTCGAACGCCTGTCGGCCTGGGCAGACCGCGATATCTACATCAAGCGCGATGACACCACGACACTGGCGCTGGGCGGCAACAAGGTCCGCAAGCTTGAATACCTGGCCGCCGACGCGCTGGCCCAGGGTGCCGACACGCTGATTACTGCCGGTGCCATCCAGTCCAACCATGTGCGCCAGACTGCTGCGCTGGCTGCGCGGCTGGGCATGGGTTGCGTGGCGCTGCTGGAAAACCCCCTCGGCACCGAAGACCCCAACTACCTGCACAACGGCAACCGCCTGCTACTGGAACTGTTCGATGCCAAGGTAGAACTGGTCGAAAACCTCAACAACGCCGACGAACAACTGCACGCACTGGCTGCACGTCTGCGCTCCAGTGGCAAAAATCCTTATCTGGTACCGATTGGCGGCTCCAGCCCGATCGGCGCCTTGGGCTATGTGCGCGCCGGGCTGGAACTGGCCGAGCAGATCAAGCAGACAGGCATCGATTTCGCCGCCGTCGTTCTGGCGTCCGGCAGCGCTGGCACGCACAGCGGTCTGGCGTTGGCGCTGGCCCATGAGCTGCCGCAACTGCCGGTCATCGGCGTTACAGTGTCGCGCAGTGAAGAAGCCCAGTTACCCAAGGTGCAAGGCTTGGCCGAGCGCACCGCAGAGCTCCTGAACGTCGCGCTGCCGGAGAGCTTCAAAGTCGAGTTATGGGATGAATATTTCGCGCCACGCTACGGCGAGCCGAACGCCGGAACGCTGTCTGCGATAAAACTGGTGGCAAGCCATGAAGGTCTGTTGCTCGACCCGGTTTACACGGGCAAAGCCATGTCCGGCCTGCTGGATGGCATCGGGCGTCAACGCTTCAATGACGGGCCACTGATATTCCTGCACACCGGTGGCGCGCCAGCACTGTTTGCCTATCCGGATGCGTTCAATAATTAAACATTTCGTTATGCCAAAGTCGGGCAAAAGTTGCTTTTTTAGTTATTTTTCTTCATAAGCAGATGACGATATAGTCGCGCCCGGCAGCGTGCATCAATTGCCGTAACTGCTTGAAAAAAAAGCTGATCAATCAGCACCAAGTCGCTTCGGTCGGGTCAGAAATGATCAGACACCTCCATACCAACAGGGGCTCGCATGAACATTTCCGCTATTCGTCGCACGTTTCTCTTCTCGGCACTGGGCTTGATGCTCGGTTCCGGTATCGCTGGACAAGCCATGGCTGGCGAGCAACTGCAGAAAATCAAGGATAGCGGCACACTGAACGTGGGCCTTGAAGGCACTTATCCACCGTTCAGCTTCGTGGACGAAAGCGGCAAGCTCACCGGCTTTGAAGTCGAGCTCTCCGAAGCGCTGGCCAAGGAGCTGGGCGTGAAAGCCAAGGTGCAACCGTCCAAATGGGACGGCATTCTGGCTGCCCTGGACTCCAAACGACTCGACGTGGTGATCAACCAGGTCACGATCTCCGACGAGCGCAAGAAAAAGTATGACTTCTCCGAGCCCTACACCGTTTCCGGTATTCAGGCACTGACGCTGAAGAAAAACGCAGACACCATCAAAACCGCTCAGGACCTGACCGGCAAGAAGGTCGGCGTGGGTCTGGGCACCAACTACGAGCAATGGCTCAAGGCAAACGTACCGGGTGCGGTCGTAAAAACGTACGAAGATGATCCGACCAAAATTCAAGACCTGAGCGTAGGCCGTATCGACGCAATCCTCGTTGACCGACTGGCAGCCCTGGAAATCGCAGCCAAGACCAAAGGCAAGCTGGCGCCCGCTGGCGATGCGTTCTCCCGTCAAGAGTCAGGCATAGCCTTGCGCAAGGGCGAGCCAGAATTGCAGGCTGCGCTCAACAAGGCCCTCGACAAGCTGCGCGCCGATGGCACGCTGGAAAAGCTGTCGAAGAAGTACTTCAACGCTGACGTCACCAAATGATCGAAGAGAGCCTGCAGCTCGCGCTGGACTCTGCGCCCTTTCTGCTCAAGGGCGCGTATTACACGGTATTCCTCAGCCTGGGCGGTATGTTCTTCGGGTTGGTGCTGGGCTTCGGCCTGGCGCTGATGCGGCTGTCGCGTTTCAAGCCGGTGAACTGGCTGGCGCGGATCTACGTGTCGTTCTTTCGCGGCACGCCGTTGCTGGTGCAACTGTTCCTGATCTATTACGGCCTGCCGGAACTGGGCATCGAGCTTGATCCGCTCACCGCAGCACTGATCGGCTTTTCGCTGAACATGGCTGCTTACGCTTGCGAAATCCTGCGCGCCGCTATCGGTTCCATCGAGCGCGGCCAGTGGGAAGCGGCCGCCAGCATCGGTATGACCCGCTGGCAGACCATGCGCCGCGCGATTCTGCCTCAAGCAGCTCGCACCGCGTTGCCACCGCTGGGCAACAGCTTCATTTCGCTGGTCAAGGATACCGCGCTGGCAGCTACCATCCAGGTGCCCGAGCTGTTCCGCCAGGCGCAGTTGATCACCGCACGAACCTTCGAAATTTTCACCATGTACCTGGCCGCCGCACTGATCTACTGGATCCTTGCCACTGCGCTTTCGTACCTGCAAAACAGGCTCGAAGCGAGGGTCAACCGGCATGATCTGGAGTCCTGACGCATGATCGTGGTTGAAAAACTCACCAAGGAATTCAAAGGCAATCAGGTGCTCAAGGGCATCGATCTGCGCATCGAGGCCGGCGAAGTCGTCGCCATCATCGGCCCCAGTGGCTCGGGCAAGACCACCTTGTTGCGCTGCCTGAACCTGCTGGAAACGCCCACCAGCGGCAGGATCAAGGTGGGAGACATCGAGATTGACGGCACACGCTCAATCAATCAGCAGCAGGGCCTGATTCGTCAGTTGCGTCAGCAGGTCGGGTTCGTGTTTCAGAACTTCAACCTGTTTCCGCATCGCACTGCGCTGGAGAACGTGATCGAAGGCCCGCTGGTGGTCAAGAAAGTCGCTCGCGAAACCGCAGAGGCGCTGGGTCGGCAATTACTGGCCAAGGTCGGCCTGACCGGCAAGGAAGACGCCTACCCCCGTCGCCTTTCCGGCGGCCAGC contains:
- the tcyL gene encoding cystine ABC transporter permease, encoding MIEESLQLALDSAPFLLKGAYYTVFLSLGGMFFGLVLGFGLALMRLSRFKPVNWLARIYVSFFRGTPLLVQLFLIYYGLPELGIELDPLTAALIGFSLNMAAYACEILRAAIGSIERGQWEAAASIGMTRWQTMRRAILPQAARTALPPLGNSFISLVKDTALAATIQVPELFRQAQLITARTFEIFTMYLAAALIYWILATALSYLQNRLEARVNRHDLES
- a CDS encoding DUF3455 domain-containing protein → MNAKRLLCLAGTTLAFTCLSSVAMAQTDLPESVRVPAGNKVSMQTTGVGEITYECRAKASMPNEMEWAFVGPKAVLNDKSGKQVGTYYGPPATWEAKDGSKLTGTQVAVAPSSAGNLPYQLVKANPAEGKGAMTGVTYIQRVALKGGVAPAKACAESNKGAKEVVKYQADYLFWTAS
- a CDS encoding D-cysteine desulfhydrase: MIKHQLARFNRLDLISAPTALEKLERLSAWADRDIYIKRDDTTTLALGGNKVRKLEYLAADALAQGADTLITAGAIQSNHVRQTAALAARLGMGCVALLENPLGTEDPNYLHNGNRLLLELFDAKVELVENLNNADEQLHALAARLRSSGKNPYLVPIGGSSPIGALGYVRAGLELAEQIKQTGIDFAAVVLASGSAGTHSGLALALAHELPQLPVIGVTVSRSEEAQLPKVQGLAERTAELLNVALPESFKVELWDEYFAPRYGEPNAGTLSAIKLVASHEGLLLDPVYTGKAMSGLLDGIGRQRFNDGPLIFLHTGGAPALFAYPDAFNN
- the epsC gene encoding serine O-acetyltransferase EpsC — encoded protein: MSDIPEASADGRSSHWQLQRIVSQLRAAREDWRARNRRVSGEHGGRELPSRAAMGDILEALSGALFPMRLGPVDLREESEDFYVGHTLDVALNALLAQARLELRYVAHQQGVDLKGIDARALELIQDFATALPGIRLLLDSDVLAAYHGDPAARSVDEVLLCYPGILAVIHHRLAHHLYRAGLPLLARISSEIAHSATGIDIHPGAQIGKSFFIDHGTGVVIGETAIIGERVRIYQAVTLGAKRFPSDEDGQLQKGHARHPIVEDDVVIYAGATILGRITIGKGSTIGGNVWLTRSVPADCNLTQANLLQQDHCSKK
- the tcyJ gene encoding cystine ABC transporter substrate-binding protein gives rise to the protein MNISAIRRTFLFSALGLMLGSGIAGQAMAGEQLQKIKDSGTLNVGLEGTYPPFSFVDESGKLTGFEVELSEALAKELGVKAKVQPSKWDGILAALDSKRLDVVINQVTISDERKKKYDFSEPYTVSGIQALTLKKNADTIKTAQDLTGKKVGVGLGTNYEQWLKANVPGAVVKTYEDDPTKIQDLSVGRIDAILVDRLAALEIAAKTKGKLAPAGDAFSRQESGIALRKGEPELQAALNKALDKLRADGTLEKLSKKYFNADVTK
- the tcyN gene encoding L-cystine ABC transporter ATP-binding protein TcyN, whose product is MIVVEKLTKEFKGNQVLKGIDLRIEAGEVVAIIGPSGSGKTTLLRCLNLLETPTSGRIKVGDIEIDGTRSINQQQGLIRQLRQQVGFVFQNFNLFPHRTALENVIEGPLVVKKVARETAEALGRQLLAKVGLTGKEDAYPRRLSGGQQQRVAIARALAMEPQVILFDEPTSALDPELVGEVLTTIRALAEENRTLVIVTHEMSFAREVANRVIFIDKGVIVEQGEAKALFANPQEERTRQFLERTRN
- a CDS encoding anti-sigma factor, translated to MNRPLDDNIHELAGEYVLGTLSAQERLDVQRRLSREPDLQAAIDAWEQRLLPLTELAEPVTPSPGLWERIERNLLEMTAPAKPAHRQRVRWWDNLSVWRGLAGAGLAASLVLGMTLLTRAPAQPAYLVVLVGPQDKSPGWVVQASNSQELQLIPLGVVEVPADKALEFWTKGDDWQGPVSLGLVKPGQSLNIPLDKLPPLQANQLFELTLEKSTGSPIGKPTGPIQFIGRAVKVI
- a CDS encoding HutD/Ves family protein; the encoded protein is MIKTHILHAADYPRMPWKNGGGSTEEIARDAGQNLDGFGWRLSIADIETSGGFSVFAGYQRIITVLQGAGMTLTVDGIPSRPLLPSDPFAFSGDSEVSCSLLDGPIRDFNLIYAPHRYTARLHWIDVSQTQRLFSSASTFVVFSMAEQVAIRVQGQEREVLGKHDCALVDNTGGLLEIELQAPRVSRCCLIELAVTGQ
- a CDS encoding sigma-70 family RNA polymerase sigma factor, with product MSSHESLFDYEATLQACARGEKQALQRLYQQESARLLGVAQRLVRDSALAEDIVHDAFLKIWTHAASFDASRGSARGWIFSVTRHLALNTLRNTAREVRVDDDDNEDHHPPATLEGWQEVGDAFDWRVNPGRITACMEQLEPVRRNCVFHAYVDGYSHQEIAQKIGAPLGTVKAWIKRSLTALRECMG
- the nhaA gene encoding Na+/H+ antiporter NhaA, with product MTQVPPRETPRAIAILASFLASESAGGIILMAAALAALIVANSPLSAGYFSILHSVWLGLSVELWINDGLMAIFFLMVGLEIKREVLAGGLATWGQRALPGFAAAGGMLVPALIYIAINWGNPQTISGWAIPAATDIAFALGVLSLLGNRVPTSLKVFLAALAILDDLGAVTIIAFFYSSGLNLPMLAAAFVTLAVLIALNRLNVRRLLPYLLLGALLWFFVLQSGVHATLAGVALALCIPLGKPEEEARSPLLFLEEKMHYWVAFAVVPIFGFANAGVSLSGITLGNLVDPVPLGVALGLFVGKQIGVFLAAVLAIRAGLATLPEGSNWVQLYGVAILCGIGFTMSLFIGNLAFPGAQHLIDEVKVGVLIGSGLAAIGGIVLLRSRFSRP